One window of the Oncorhynchus gorbuscha isolate QuinsamMale2020 ecotype Even-year linkage group LG17, OgorEven_v1.0, whole genome shotgun sequence genome contains the following:
- the LOC124001606 gene encoding cation channel sperm-associated protein subunit beta-like gives MDRMRQYLEDSLKNNLYNPEGLQISLYGSELFHFRISVIPGVVLCDLVEEVQIYVDEPPLAFPTQHLVNNMAAIILGGLLLFGFLLIYNGVAMPTKSSIKTLLKKHKPTISPTRTQNSTTTQGPE, from the exons ATGGACAGGATGAGACAATATCTTGAAGACAGTCTAAAGAACAATCTCTACAACCCAGAAGGACTGCAGATCAGCCTATAT GGCTCTGAGCTTTTCCACTTCCGTATCTCTGTCATTcctggagttgtgttgtgtgaccTGGTGGAGGAGGTACAG ATCTACGTAGACGAGCCTCCGCTGGCGTTCCCAACCCAACACCTCGTCAACAACATGGCAGCCATCATCCTGGGAGGCCTGCTGCTCTTTGGCTTCCTTCTCATATACAACGGCGTTGCCATGCCAACCAAGAGCAGCATCAAAACTCTCCTCAAGAAACACAAGCCCACCATCTCGCCAACCAGAACCCAGAACTCTACCACGACACAGGGACCAGAGTAG